From Zavarzinella sp., one genomic window encodes:
- a CDS encoding GIY-YIG nuclease family protein, with the protein MKLDNTEVFLGFGPTRLYPSTYQPQLASHLGKKEEDFLPAVRENAPKVPGVYGMFDRTGKLIYVGKSKCLRARLMSYFRKKTRDPKAGRILRHTRRLVWETISDEFGSLARELELIQRHRPRFNVMGVTDRKRYCYIVVTNHAAPTLAVKRAPQGNEKAIYGPFRGAGFAKVVVRTLNHWYHLRDCSATVPTHYAEEPELFPIVRTPHCFRHEIASCLGPCAAECTQAEYASAIKKVRSFLDGRTKAPLDHLQREMARASKLMQFERAAHLRDQMQSFEWLNNRLNWLRDSRRENTFIYPVESATGSTTWYVILRGQIIGTLEAPANRKQLAIAREQIDQSFEIATKLRPAPGETDFVLLVSAWLTKYPAERAKCIPREMLHGKANLK; encoded by the coding sequence ATGAAGCTCGACAACACGGAAGTATTTCTGGGTTTTGGACCAACACGGTTATACCCTTCCACCTATCAGCCGCAGCTTGCCAGTCACCTGGGGAAAAAGGAAGAGGATTTCCTGCCTGCGGTGCGGGAAAATGCCCCCAAGGTGCCCGGCGTGTATGGGATGTTTGATCGCACCGGCAAACTGATCTACGTGGGCAAATCGAAGTGCCTGCGTGCCCGCCTGATGAGCTATTTTCGCAAGAAAACCCGCGACCCGAAAGCAGGCCGAATCTTACGCCACACCCGTCGCCTCGTGTGGGAGACGATCAGCGATGAATTTGGCTCTCTGGCACGGGAACTCGAACTGATTCAGCGGCACCGGCCACGATTCAATGTGATGGGTGTGACCGACCGCAAACGCTATTGTTACATTGTTGTTACAAACCACGCTGCCCCCACGCTGGCCGTTAAACGTGCCCCACAAGGGAATGAAAAAGCGATCTACGGCCCCTTCCGTGGGGCAGGATTCGCTAAAGTGGTGGTCAGGACCTTGAATCACTGGTACCACCTGCGGGATTGTTCTGCAACCGTCCCGACCCACTACGCCGAAGAACCGGAGCTGTTTCCGATTGTGCGAACGCCCCACTGTTTTCGCCATGAAATTGCTTCGTGCCTGGGGCCATGTGCGGCAGAATGCACCCAGGCAGAATATGCCAGTGCGATCAAAAAAGTGCGGTCGTTTCTGGATGGTCGCACCAAAGCACCGCTGGATCATTTGCAGCGGGAAATGGCACGTGCGTCCAAATTAATGCAATTTGAACGTGCGGCCCACCTGCGCGATCAGATGCAATCATTTGAATGGTTGAATAATCGTTTGAATTGGTTGCGGGATTCCAGACGTGAGAATACTTTCATTTATCCGGTCGAAAGTGCCACCGGCAGCACCACGTGGTATGTGATTCTCCGTGGCCAGATTATTGGCACGCTTGAAGCACCGGCAAACCGGAAACAACTGGCGATTGCCCGCGAACAGATCGACCAAAGCTTTGAAATTGCCACGAAGCTGCGTCCTGCACCTGGGGAAACAGATTTTGTGCTGCTGGTTTCCGCCTGGCTGACAAAATATCCAGCAGAGCGGGCGAAATGCATCCCACGGGAAATGTTGCATGGGAAAGCAAATCTGAAGTGA
- a CDS encoding ferritin-like domain-containing protein: MANSPDKLPHVQLSSEWVTYYEQNARELREIPWETGAGTSDEELATISASLRGWQLGETSDGSHLLAAAKHYAITINDPEFIDAVRLFIAEEQRHGGDLGKFLDLAGIKRAESDWGDTLFRKIRYAFPRMEVWATPVVMVETHAMVYYNALRRATKSPVLRRICEQILADEVAHIRFQCERLAILHRRRSKLLLQLTMVFHRIAFTAITIAVWVGHRKVLRAGGYNFHRFWRAVWGKMRFAWRLMSPDRYQWDRQSIGQHSISTAALTKFRPSHKQID, translated from the coding sequence ATGGCAAATAGCCCAGACAAATTACCCCATGTCCAGCTTTCATCAGAGTGGGTAACGTACTACGAGCAAAATGCCAGGGAATTGCGAGAAATCCCCTGGGAAACAGGTGCGGGTACGTCAGATGAAGAACTTGCCACTATTTCTGCATCTTTACGGGGATGGCAACTTGGCGAAACCTCCGACGGTTCCCATTTACTGGCAGCAGCGAAACATTACGCAATAACCATTAATGATCCTGAATTTATTGATGCGGTGCGATTGTTTATTGCTGAAGAACAACGCCATGGCGGGGATCTTGGTAAGTTTCTGGACCTGGCTGGCATCAAGCGAGCAGAATCGGATTGGGGTGACACATTATTTCGAAAAATTCGTTACGCTTTTCCACGCATGGAAGTGTGGGCAACTCCTGTAGTAATGGTTGAAACGCATGCAATGGTGTATTACAACGCGTTGAGGCGTGCGACGAAATCACCAGTCCTTCGGAGAATTTGCGAACAGATTCTTGCAGATGAGGTCGCACACATCCGCTTTCAGTGTGAACGACTTGCAATTCTGCACCGTCGCCGCTCCAAATTGCTTCTCCAACTGACAATGGTTTTCCACCGCATCGCCTTCACCGCGATCACAATCGCAGTGTGGGTTGGACATCGAAAAGTATTACGTGCTGGTGGATACAATTTTCATCGTTTTTGGCGTGCGGTCTGGGGGAAAATGCGCTTTGCCTGGAGATTGATGTCACCAGACCGATATCAGTGGGACAGACAATCAATTGGCCAGCACAGTATTTCCACTGCCGCGTTGACAAAATTCAGGCCATCCCACAAACAGATCGATTGA
- a CDS encoding sulfatase-like hydrolase/transferase, giving the protein MRFSILFSCLVVFHFLLSVAGAEERAPNILYIFTDDQSFRTISCYPRCYSFANTPNIDRLAKQGVRFDQAYIGAKCVPSRATALTGRLQFAATSNQDGTSVNGNLYWFPTIREKGYFTGMIGKWHWGAGKKGAEAHQHGTSWDWSVIWDHPDPESGGYYYDQKVMINGAAPVPLGGYSTDRYTDYTETFIKERAKTPNKPWFYWLCYGGVHGPYTPAERHLGTMKDKPETSIPADIWGPRPGKPAHFQDSKWKKGDDGKPYFQRKSLDFWVKQQNEAVAAIDEGVGRIMKVLEETGQLDNTIIVFTSDQGYTWGDHGLKGKIDPYETAIRSPFIVSYPKRFPKGKVCKAPINGPDVIRTFHSWAKAEPQQFMPGRDITPLIMNPESEQVLKEWSKVPTMMTYVHNRYEPTEMAKRLKGKKWEECMYGKDTPWYFLILVENFKYTRYAHPDRIEELYDLEKDPEELDNLAIKKEFQAKLRTMRTACIQSLKDHGGGVFVEFLPKPKKIEK; this is encoded by the coding sequence ATGCGCTTCTCCATACTGTTCTCATGCCTTGTTGTTTTTCATTTTCTGCTGAGCGTTGCTGGTGCGGAAGAACGGGCTCCTAACATTCTCTACATTTTCACTGACGACCAGAGTTTTCGCACGATTAGCTGTTATCCCCGATGTTACAGCTTTGCCAACACACCCAATATCGACCGACTTGCCAAACAGGGCGTCCGGTTCGACCAGGCTTACATTGGCGCCAAATGCGTGCCATCACGAGCAACTGCGTTGACGGGCCGACTTCAATTTGCAGCCACTTCCAATCAGGATGGCACCAGCGTGAATGGGAACCTTTATTGGTTCCCAACAATTCGGGAGAAAGGTTATTTCACCGGAATGATTGGTAAGTGGCACTGGGGTGCTGGTAAAAAAGGAGCAGAAGCTCATCAACATGGCACATCGTGGGATTGGTCGGTGATCTGGGACCATCCCGATCCGGAATCTGGTGGGTACTATTACGATCAGAAAGTCATGATCAACGGTGCAGCGCCGGTTCCACTGGGAGGCTATAGTACGGACCGCTACACCGATTACACGGAGACTTTCATCAAAGAGCGGGCAAAAACACCCAATAAGCCCTGGTTTTACTGGCTCTGTTATGGTGGTGTCCATGGCCCTTACACGCCCGCTGAACGGCACTTGGGAACAATGAAAGATAAGCCTGAAACTTCCATTCCAGCAGATATATGGGGCCCTCGACCGGGCAAGCCCGCCCACTTTCAGGACAGTAAGTGGAAAAAGGGAGATGATGGCAAACCTTATTTCCAACGTAAATCACTGGATTTCTGGGTCAAACAACAAAATGAGGCTGTTGCTGCGATTGATGAGGGTGTGGGCAGAATCATGAAGGTGCTTGAAGAGACAGGTCAGCTGGATAACACCATCATTGTGTTCACTTCCGATCAGGGTTACACCTGGGGCGATCATGGCCTCAAAGGAAAAATCGATCCCTACGAAACCGCAATTCGATCTCCATTTATCGTGTCATACCCGAAACGATTTCCCAAAGGTAAGGTATGTAAAGCTCCGATCAATGGTCCGGATGTCATTCGTACGTTTCATTCATGGGCTAAAGCAGAGCCTCAGCAGTTTATGCCAGGCAGGGACATTACTCCACTCATTATGAATCCTGAATCGGAACAGGTGCTCAAGGAATGGAGCAAAGTTCCAACCATGATGACCTATGTCCACAATCGTTATGAGCCAACCGAAATGGCGAAGCGACTGAAAGGCAAGAAGTGGGAAGAGTGTATGTATGGCAAAGATACCCCATGGTATTTCTTAATTCTTGTTGAAAATTTCAAATACACTCGTTATGCCCACCCAGATCGTATCGAAGAACTTTATGATCTGGAGAAAGACCCAGAAGAACTGGACAATCTGGCGATCAAAAAAGAGTTTCAAGCGAAACTACGCACGATGAGAACGGCTTGTATTCAATCGCTCAAGGATCATGGTGGGGGTGTCTTCGTTGAGTTCCTGCCGAAACCCAAGAAAATTGAAAAATGA